Part of the Deltaproteobacteria bacterium genome is shown below.
CCGTCGTCTTCCCCGCGCTCCCCGTAATGCCGATAAAGGTGACCTGATCGAGCCCCCGGCGACGCCGGATCGCGCGAAAATACCTGACCTTGCGTTTAAGCCTCCTGATAAACATTTTTATGCCCCACATGTTTTCCTGATTAAAGCAGGTTCTCTTTGTAGAAAACAGAACCTTTGTTTTCCATCACATGAGAATGAGGATCGCGTGCAATCGAGAACGGCCGGTAAAAAATAAAGAGACAAGACATTTTATGCCTCCAGGATGTTCCGTTCTTCGTTTCCGTTCTTCTTCCGTTCCCGGCCAATCTGTTTCCTCAGGAGGTCCCCGGCCATGGCCGAGGCTTTCTCGATCATGTCCGAAAGGGCTCTCTTCTCTACCATGGAGTTGCGGAGAACGACGTTTCGGGCCTTGGCCTTTTCTCCCGACGCTCTGATGCCGAGGCGCACCCGGGTGATCTCGATGGCGCCCAAAGCGGCAATCACGGACCGGACTCCTCTGTGCCCGCCATCACCCCCCGTTGTTTTTATCCGTACATCGCCGAGGGACAGATCGGCATCGTCATGAACAATCACGCAGTGCGCCGGATCACCGCCCACGCGTTCCAGGAAACGCCTGATCATCGCGCCGTTGTTGTTCATCGGCGTTTGCGGCTTGAACAGGAAAAAGGCGGTCCCGTTTATCTGCGTCCGGCAGACCAGGCCTTCCGGTTGGCGCTGCCAGCCGCTTTCCGCTTGCCGAGCCAGCGCATCGAGGACACGGAAGCCCAGGTTGTGCGGCGTGTTGCGGTACAAAAACCCGGGATTGCCCAGCCCGGCAACGACAAAAACAGCCGACCCGGACCGCAAAGGCATGGGAGGAAGCAACAGGGTGGTACGGGAAGGTTTATGAAGTTTTGAACAAGAACCGCAGAACCGCATTCTATCACACCCGTCTCTCCAGCACGCGATCGGCTTCACCCGGTTGAGGATAAGACGGACCAGATGATCGGCTTTGTGAGAGCCTTTGAGCAGGACCAGGTCCCCCCGTTTCAGCTCATCTTGCAGATAAAGGGCCGCGTGGTATATATTGGGGAAGGCCTGGATGGAGGTGTCCCGCTCATGCCGCCGTGCCCGCAAGGCGCGGTACGCGTGGGGGCCGACGACCACGACGAGATCCGCGCCTTCTCGGGTCATGCGGCAGAAGTTTTTATACTGCGCGGTCTGGTTTCCGGGGAAGTCTGAAAGAGTTCCCACCACGGCAACCTTGCGCGGGGCGTCCGCTTCCCGCAGAAAATCGAGAGGCGCCTGAAACGACCAGGCCGGGGCTTTGATGTCATCCCGGATGAACACGATCCCGTCTTTATCGGGAACGATCTGCATACGCCCTTCATATGGGAGAACGGCGCCAATGGCCGCAATCGCCCTTTCAAGGGGCAATCCCGCCGCCAGGGCGATCCCGAGGGCGGCCAGGGTCGGCAGGGCCATATGGAC
Proteins encoded:
- a CDS encoding aminoacyl-tRNA hydrolase, which gives rise to MRRFIRRLKRKVRYFRAIRRRRGLDQVTFIGITGSAGKTTATDLAAATLAESGPYRQTSGNNMAEPIAKLILQTGTSDRYCIVEMGTAQPGDLDLPVRLVMPKIAVITVIGLDHYSAFRSKEAIAAEKEKVVLALPQDGTAVLNIDDPLVREMGERCKRHVIWFGSNERADLRLLEARSRWPEPLTLLLSYRGREYEARTQLHGVHMALPTLAALGIALAAGLPLERAIAAIGAVLPYEGRMQIVPDKDGIVFIRDDIKAPAWSFQAPLDFLREADAPRKVAVVGTLSDFPGNQTAQYKNFCRMTREGADLVVVVGPHAYRALRARRHERDTSIQAFPNIYHAALYLQDELKRGDLVLLKGSHKADHLVRLILNRVKPIACWRDGCDRMRFCGSCSKLHKPSRTTLLLPPMPLRSGSAVFVVAGLGNPGFLYRNTPHNLGFRVLDALARQAESGWQRQPEGLVCRTQINGTAFFLFKPQTPMNNNGAMIRRFLERVGGDPAHCVIVHDDADLSLGDVRIKTTGGDGGHRGVRSVIAALGAIEITRVRLGIRASGEKAKARNVVLRNSMVEKRALSDMIEKASAMAGDLLRKQIGRERKKNGNEERNILEA